CTCACGGATGAGTCGCTCGAGTAGCTCCCGATAAGGTGCCACATAGCTCGCCACCCCCAGCTGATCTGCTGTCCGGAGGAGGTAGCGCATGAGCTCCTGATCATCTCTGTGATGGGTCGGCATGGCGGTTAGAGGTTAGAAATTAGAGGTTAGAAGTTAGAGATTAGAGGTTAGAGGGGAGAGAAGCTAGGAAGGGTTGGAACCAAAGTCTAACCTCTAATTTCTAATCTCTAACTTCTAATCTCTAATTCTACAACTCATCTAGCTCTTCTAGTCCTGCGACGACATAGGGGCGGACCATATCTTGTGGCTTGTAGACCTCATCATTCCACTCGATGATGTCTAGATCCATCGGTATGATACCCTCTTCGTCGTCATCGTGGTCACGTCCGAGCTTAGTCTCGAGCTTCTTGAGCTTAGCCTCTAGCGTCTCTCTATCTAGTTCGGTCTCAAAGAGCGCGATCAGATTGAGAAAGGCCTTAGCATCCTCGGGCATATCCATAGGCTCCGTGAGCTGAGGCGTCGAAAAGCGTATCGTGGGGAAGTGCTTCGTGAGTATCTCCATCACCTCCTTAACGTTGGCCGTGCGATGCTCATTACTGCCTATGCTGATGATCGCTTTGTTTTTCATTGCTTATTATTGGTAGTCTAGCGTCTAAAAGTTATTGTCTTCTTCATGATCCACCGCTTCTTGTCCTCGTAGGGAGTAGTCGTGGATCAGGTTGTATA
The sequence above is a segment of the Porphyromonas vaginalis genome. Coding sequences within it:
- a CDS encoding 2-amino-4-hydroxy-6-hydroxymethyldihydropteridine diphosphokinase, coding for MKNKAIISIGSNEHRTANVKEVMEILTKHFPTIRFSTPQLTEPMDMPEDAKAFLNLIALFETELDRETLEAKLKKLETKLGRDHDDDEEGIIPMDLDIIEWNDEVYKPQDMVRPYVVAGLEELDEL